The Rhodopirellula islandica genome segment GCGATTTCCGATTCTTTGTGAGCCTGTTCGATCGACAGCCCCGCCTGGTCGATCACCAACTGCAAGCGATCAATCTCAGTCGCGGTGACGCTGTTTTGAAAACGCCGATTCGCGTCCAGGCTCTGTTCGAGCTCTCGCATTCGGACTTCACGGGTGCGTTCGGCATAGCGTTGGTCAACGTCACTGGTGGATTGCAGCGCAGCCGCTTGAGAGGCTGCTTGTGCCGCTTCCAGTTCCGCTTTCGCGCGGCGATCGTCCAACTGAACCAGCAGTTCGCCTTTGGAAACCTGCTGGCCTTCGACCACGCTCAAGGACCGGACTCGCCCTGCAACCGGTGCGGCGAGCGGGAGGTCAGTGACCAAAGTCGCTTGGGCCGCTTCGATCACGATGGCTTGGTTGCCCGATTCATCGGCCTGTAGCGACGAAGAAATGCACAGCGTCGCTGCAACCCAAGCGGCCGCGACCGGCAGATGGGCGTAGACAGCCTTGGCGAAATGCCCAAGCGGATTCACGATTGTTGACTGGGTGCCAGAAGCAAACATCAGGCATCACTCCGACGGGTTGTTTTGAGTGGATCAAACCAACCGACCAGTCTAATTCGAACATT includes the following:
- a CDS encoding efflux RND transporter periplasmic adaptor subunit; protein product: MFASGTQSTIVNPLGHFAKAVYAHLPVAAAWVAATLCISSSLQADESGNQAIVIEAAQATLVTDLPLAAPVAGRVRSLSVVEGQQVSKGELLVQLDDRRAKAELEAAQAASQAAALQSTSDVDQRYAERTREVRMRELEQSLDANRRFQNSVTATEIDRLQLVIDQAGLSIEQAHKESEIAEANANEKQSLVRMAELRVAEHRLESPLSGSVAEVTVSPGEWVDAGQPLLRLISLDPIRVSGFVDGRQHGAELNGRAVEFEWTESINGQENITVLRGEVTFVSLELHPVNSQVRMWASLRNPDRKARPGVRGTLRIFPADRTLDLPAE